One genomic window of Leptospira paudalimensis includes the following:
- the pheT gene encoding phenylalanine--tRNA ligase subunit beta, whose protein sequence is MKLSVDWLNEFTPLSQIPFDSVLEKINTSICEIDDVEDFKSHLTSVITVKIKSLEKHPNAEKLQTTIATDGSKDYQIVTAATNVNVGDIVPLALPGTKLDGKEILDSELRGVRSQGMYCSEKELGMALESSGVLIFPKDTTLGISVRKYFLWEDTILTIDNKSITHRPDLWSHFGFARELASQLQIPLNSFPLQADTKWESGNEGLTVETSVHAHAYYVTSIQNVNITTSIPKIKSRLEKCGIRSINNVVDVSNYLLLELGQPTHFFDRSKLQSTSFTVSKSKDGDSLALLDDTSPTLPSNILLIQNGSTPVALAGVMGGKDSAVTDGTKNIVMESAIFKREDVRFTIRKTNIRTESAVRYEKGLDSYTCLPVIKRAVQLLKENGNPNVKVFTPQGFNHTESKTVTIETNLQFLRHKLGKKITLPEATDILQRLGFGVTTKEESLSVVVPKYRQNYDVTIPEDLVEEIGRTIGYASIRTEALYMAVETPIRNPLRELERRVKNFLALEIGFNEVYNYSFASPTDAKLESNLESTSLKIANEMPEEHSILRNSLYPGLIKQAKLNQDRFESVNLFELGRTYHKQGNGPELADEKRWISILSLSKHKPTDLVSIEQEFLKIRETITELFLFLNLPNLVWKKETRSHFHPNASLVVHYDGKEVVELGILHTRFADVYDIKRRVILSKINMEVLAEIWETHGRNSHFNPPSHFPQGQLDLSLLMNESDPTESFANLVKTLQIPELESVYVQTIFQGDSVGEGKKSVTYRFRLMSYDKTFTQERFKELSDSLVSTAKNNGYTLR, encoded by the coding sequence TTGAAACTTTCAGTTGATTGGTTAAACGAATTTACCCCGCTCTCCCAGATTCCTTTCGATTCGGTTCTGGAAAAAATTAATACGTCGATTTGTGAAATTGATGATGTGGAAGATTTCAAATCCCACCTAACATCTGTGATCACTGTCAAAATCAAATCACTTGAAAAACACCCCAATGCAGAGAAATTACAAACGACCATCGCTACGGATGGATCAAAAGACTACCAAATTGTCACTGCTGCCACAAATGTAAACGTGGGTGATATTGTTCCATTAGCTCTCCCTGGCACCAAATTGGATGGCAAAGAAATTTTGGATTCGGAACTACGTGGAGTTCGTTCCCAAGGAATGTATTGTTCCGAAAAAGAATTGGGAATGGCATTAGAATCTTCAGGTGTTCTTATTTTTCCAAAGGACACAACTCTGGGTATCTCGGTTCGTAAATATTTTTTATGGGAAGATACAATTCTAACAATCGATAATAAATCCATTACACATAGACCTGATTTATGGAGTCATTTTGGTTTTGCAAGAGAACTCGCAAGCCAACTCCAAATCCCTCTGAATTCCTTTCCATTACAAGCAGATACAAAATGGGAATCAGGGAACGAAGGACTAACAGTAGAAACATCCGTACATGCACATGCATATTACGTGACTTCTATCCAAAATGTAAACATCACAACATCCATTCCCAAAATCAAATCACGACTTGAAAAATGTGGGATTCGTTCCATTAATAATGTAGTAGATGTTTCCAACTATCTTTTGTTAGAACTTGGACAACCTACTCATTTTTTTGATCGATCCAAGCTACAATCAACTTCCTTTACAGTATCCAAATCAAAAGATGGAGATAGTTTAGCTCTCCTAGATGATACTTCTCCAACATTACCAAGTAATATCCTTCTCATTCAAAATGGTTCTACACCAGTAGCTTTAGCGGGAGTGATGGGCGGAAAAGATTCAGCAGTCACAGATGGTACAAAAAACATAGTGATGGAATCTGCTATCTTCAAAAGGGAGGATGTTCGTTTTACCATACGAAAAACCAATATCCGCACTGAATCAGCAGTACGTTATGAAAAAGGTTTGGATTCTTATACTTGTTTACCGGTCATCAAAAGAGCGGTTCAATTATTAAAAGAAAACGGCAATCCGAATGTAAAAGTTTTCACGCCACAGGGTTTTAATCATACCGAATCCAAAACGGTTACTATTGAAACAAATTTACAATTTCTCCGCCATAAATTAGGAAAAAAGATCACTTTACCCGAAGCCACCGACATCTTACAACGATTAGGTTTTGGAGTCACAACAAAAGAAGAATCACTTTCCGTTGTTGTACCTAAATACAGACAAAACTACGATGTAACAATTCCAGAAGACCTTGTTGAGGAAATTGGAAGGACAATTGGTTATGCTTCCATCCGAACAGAAGCTCTATACATGGCAGTGGAAACTCCGATTCGTAATCCACTCCGCGAGTTAGAACGTAGAGTCAAAAATTTCTTAGCTTTGGAAATTGGTTTTAATGAAGTGTACAATTATTCTTTTGCTTCTCCAACAGATGCAAAACTAGAATCAAATTTAGAATCCACTTCACTCAAAATTGCAAATGAAATGCCAGAGGAACATTCGATTCTCCGAAACAGTTTGTACCCAGGTCTCATCAAACAAGCAAAGTTAAACCAAGATCGATTTGAATCAGTCAACCTGTTTGAATTGGGGAGAACTTACCACAAACAAGGCAATGGTCCTGAGTTAGCAGATGAGAAACGTTGGATCTCCATTCTTTCCTTATCCAAACACAAACCAACTGACCTTGTTTCCATTGAACAAGAATTCTTAAAAATTAGAGAAACAATTACCGAACTCTTTTTATTCTTAAATTTACCAAATTTAGTTTGGAAAAAAGAAACACGAAGCCATTTCCACCCTAATGCAAGTTTAGTAGTACATTACGATGGAAAAGAAGTTGTCGAACTTGGAATCCTTCATACTCGATTTGCTGATGTGTACGATATAAAACGTAGGGTCATTTTGTCCAAAATCAACATGGAAGTGTTAGCTGAAATTTGGGAAACACATGGAAGGAATTCTCATTTCAATCCACCATCCCATTTTCCACAAGGCCAATTGGATCTTTCACTTCTCATGAATGAATCGGATCCAACAGAATCTTTTGCAAATTTGGTAAAAACATTACAAATTCCTGAATTAGAATCAGTATATGTCCAAACGATTTTCCAAGGTGATTCGGTGGGAGAAGGCAAAAAATCGGTAACATATCGTTTTCGGCTTATGTCCTATGATAAAACCTTTACCCAAGAACGTTTTAAGGAACTTTCAGACAGTTTGGTGTCCACGGCAAAAAACAACGGTTATACCTTACGATAA
- a CDS encoding 7TM diverse intracellular signaling domain-containing protein: MRFIYLIILSGTLFSCSRWEIQKSISDESFTPQKIDYAIQSGNETNQQKLRWTPIFKNTLSLGFQSEHVYLKIKATNLTSVNKLILDLGNPHLDFIRVYEEGNPEPIKEGGDFIAHSHWDAFSKSIAFELSWPAGETKTLILETKSSSNISYLIRFYSKETFYLKENLENTILGFFYGTIFIMVIYNLFIYFILKEKAYITYSISIFCNLLLQMYLNGILNQIFTLDHPEIHNRIGSIIVTCSAITGWTFAQQTLNLRDFNPWSNRLIQVLKFSVLFYILIPYAYLPIEIAVRIGNFIAQLFVVSVLVVALVNYSTGNKQARLFLFGWSTLLFGILMYTLMQNGVLPANVFTIYGNQIGSTLEAGILSLALANKINELKEEKANTQAEALVTLEEKVRERTKTLDESLSLIKKDLNVAKKIQKTLFSDIKTSDPRIHFHSYYQSMSEVGGDFYDLTQVKADYYRIFVADATGHGIQAALITMAIKAEYESLKMIYDHPDDLIFHMNQIFINKYSNIQTIFTCSVCDIDLKNKQLFYASAGHPDQIHQRIYDIKLLPRTGKIIGLMDHTQYRLIEHQIEEGDRIFLFTDGIFEQFNEEKELFGEDRLYEILKENLKLSLDHTMAKVLSELSLFTDGQAKQDDITFIGCEIQSLG, translated from the coding sequence ATGCGATTCATCTATTTGATTATTCTTTCGGGAACTTTGTTTTCCTGTTCCCGATGGGAGATCCAAAAGTCCATCAGTGATGAAAGTTTTACTCCCCAAAAGATTGATTATGCCATCCAATCGGGAAATGAAACCAACCAACAAAAACTCAGATGGACTCCTATTTTCAAAAACACCTTAAGTTTAGGTTTCCAATCAGAACATGTATATCTAAAAATAAAAGCTACAAATCTAACGTCTGTTAATAAACTGATTCTAGATTTAGGAAACCCACATTTGGACTTTATCCGAGTGTATGAAGAAGGAAATCCCGAGCCCATCAAAGAAGGTGGAGATTTTATAGCACATTCGCATTGGGATGCATTTTCTAAATCCATTGCTTTTGAACTCAGTTGGCCAGCTGGCGAAACCAAAACACTCATTTTAGAAACCAAATCATCATCAAACATCAGTTATCTCATTCGATTTTATTCCAAAGAAACGTTTTATCTAAAAGAAAATTTAGAAAATACAATTCTAGGTTTTTTTTACGGCACCATCTTTATCATGGTGATTTATAATTTATTCATTTATTTCATCTTAAAAGAAAAAGCTTACATCACCTATTCCATTTCTATTTTTTGTAATTTATTGTTACAAATGTACCTGAATGGAATTTTAAATCAAATTTTCACTTTAGACCATCCAGAAATTCATAACAGAATTGGTAGTATCATTGTGACTTGTTCTGCGATCACTGGTTGGACATTTGCCCAACAAACATTGAATTTACGTGATTTTAATCCTTGGTCCAATCGCCTTATCCAAGTCTTAAAATTCAGTGTATTGTTTTATATTTTAATTCCTTATGCCTATTTACCAATTGAGATCGCAGTTCGGATTGGAAATTTTATCGCACAATTATTTGTAGTATCTGTGTTAGTTGTTGCATTAGTGAATTACAGCACAGGAAACAAACAAGCTAGATTGTTTTTGTTTGGTTGGAGTACCTTACTCTTTGGAATATTGATGTACACTCTGATGCAAAATGGAGTCCTTCCTGCCAATGTCTTCACCATTTATGGAAATCAAATTGGTTCCACCTTAGAAGCTGGTATTTTATCTCTTGCTCTCGCGAATAAAATCAATGAGTTAAAAGAAGAAAAGGCAAATACACAAGCAGAAGCACTTGTCACTTTAGAAGAAAAGGTGAGAGAACGGACCAAAACCTTAGACGAATCATTGAGCCTCATCAAAAAGGATTTAAACGTCGCCAAAAAAATCCAAAAGACATTATTCTCTGATATCAAAACCAGTGATCCAAGAATCCATTTTCATTCGTATTACCAATCTATGTCCGAAGTGGGAGGTGATTTTTATGACCTTACCCAAGTGAAAGCTGACTACTATCGAATCTTTGTTGCAGATGCAACTGGGCACGGAATCCAAGCAGCACTCATCACAATGGCAATCAAAGCGGAATATGAATCACTCAAAATGATTTATGATCATCCCGATGATTTGATTTTTCATATGAACCAAATTTTCATCAATAAATATAGCAATATCCAAACAATTTTTACATGTTCTGTCTGTGACATTGACTTAAAAAATAAACAGTTATTTTATGCATCTGCAGGACATCCAGACCAAATCCACCAAAGAATTTATGATATCAAACTTTTACCTCGAACTGGTAAGATCATTGGCCTTATGGACCATACCCAATACAGACTCATCGAACACCAAATTGAAGAAGGTGATCGGATCTTTTTATTCACGGACGGAATCTTCGAACAATTTAATGAAGAAAAAGAACTCTTCGGTGAAGATAGACTCTATGAAATTTTAAAAGAAAACTTAAAACTAAGCTTAGATCATACGATGGCAAAAGTGTTAAGCGAACTCTCTTTGTTCACTGATGGACAAGCAAAACAAGACGACATTACATTTATCGGTTGCGAAATTCAAAGTCTAGGTTGA
- a CDS encoding gamma carbonic anhydrase family protein, whose product MSYNQIPNFTKPFIHPNATAFGMVEYGTSVSIWPGAVVRADMNKIKLGDYVNIQDNSTLHTDSTSPISIGEWTLVGHNVMIHGCKIGRAVLVGIGSIVLDNAEIGDGSQIAAGCMIRGGKKIPPRSLVVPDGSDIKIFPGKAKPELTIAGCIEYAHLSVRFAQNVFVPFQKEEEVHFVSQAKEILTKLGI is encoded by the coding sequence ATGTCCTACAATCAAATTCCTAATTTTACAAAACCATTCATCCATCCAAACGCCACAGCATTTGGAATGGTAGAATATGGTACTTCTGTTTCGATTTGGCCCGGTGCTGTTGTACGTGCAGACATGAACAAAATCAAACTTGGAGATTATGTGAATATCCAAGATAATTCCACACTACATACTGATTCAACAAGTCCTATCTCTATCGGCGAATGGACATTAGTTGGACATAATGTTATGATTCATGGATGCAAAATAGGAAGAGCTGTACTAGTTGGAATTGGGTCCATCGTATTGGATAATGCAGAAATAGGAGATGGATCTCAAATCGCGGCAGGATGTATGATCCGTGGAGGGAAAAAAATTCCACCACGTTCACTTGTTGTGCCAGATGGTTCAGACATTAAAATATTCCCAGGAAAAGCAAAACCAGAATTAACAATAGCAGGTTGTATCGAGTATGCACATCTTTCCGTACGTTTTGCACAAAATGTCTTTGTACCATTCCAAAAGGAAGAAGAAGTACATTTTGTATCACAAGCCAAAGAAATTCTGACAAAACTTGGAATCTAA
- a CDS encoding MFS transporter, whose amino-acid sequence MNSFLNKIKVLGIFSITQTVFQIGTVMIMAVSALAGQTISPSPESASLPVSFVILGTLIGLVPASRYMKWQGSKYGLLLGTIIGIFGAILATYAIWEKSFILFSIAHLLFGLHQSFIQYLRFVAMESVPTHDRASALSWILIAGIPAAFLGPLAGLHGKELFPTSLFLGCYLILIVSLSLQFLLITFLPSPNKRYTTTNESEHLESKREKVRPFSYHVKNLGLWVSILSTSFGFGLMAMLMTALPVAMKSHGHEMHASTIVLQWHVLGMYIPSFFSGFLVRKMTAPYLILLGVAVMGLESVSAIQGTEFLPFAVALILLGIGWNFMYVGGTNLLVEQYHPAEKNTIQAINDTIVYSIAIFSTYSAGFLEHKIGWLSLNLVSIPFLVFVSIVTLYYIQTKRRTIHHE is encoded by the coding sequence ATGAATTCCTTTTTAAATAAAATCAAAGTCCTTGGTATCTTTTCCATTACCCAAACTGTATTCCAAATTGGGACAGTGATGATTATGGCAGTTTCTGCACTTGCTGGGCAAACCATAAGTCCATCTCCAGAATCCGCCTCACTTCCCGTTTCGTTTGTAATCCTTGGAACCTTGATTGGTTTAGTCCCAGCGTCAAGGTATATGAAATGGCAAGGAAGTAAATATGGACTTCTTCTTGGTACGATCATTGGAATCTTTGGAGCTATACTTGCTACGTATGCAATTTGGGAAAAAAGTTTTATATTATTTTCCATAGCACACTTGTTATTTGGACTTCACCAATCGTTTATCCAATACCTTCGTTTTGTTGCAATGGAATCTGTGCCAACCCATGATAGGGCGAGTGCATTATCTTGGATTTTAATCGCCGGAATCCCCGCTGCTTTCCTTGGGCCACTTGCTGGATTACATGGGAAAGAACTCTTTCCCACATCCTTATTTTTGGGATGTTATTTAATCCTAATTGTTTCCCTTTCCCTACAATTTTTATTAATTACCTTCCTACCTTCACCGAATAAACGTTACACTACAACAAACGAATCGGAACACCTAGAGAGTAAAAGAGAAAAAGTAAGACCATTCTCCTATCATGTAAAAAATTTAGGATTATGGGTTTCCATTCTCTCTACTTCTTTTGGATTTGGACTTATGGCAATGCTTATGACAGCTTTGCCAGTTGCGATGAAATCACATGGTCATGAAATGCATGCATCCACAATAGTATTACAATGGCATGTTTTAGGAATGTACATCCCTTCCTTTTTCTCTGGATTTTTAGTTCGTAAAATGACAGCACCCTACTTGATCTTGTTAGGTGTTGCAGTCATGGGACTGGAGTCAGTTTCTGCGATCCAAGGAACCGAATTTTTACCATTTGCAGTAGCACTGATCTTACTTGGTATTGGTTGGAATTTTATGTATGTGGGTGGGACAAACTTACTTGTGGAACAATACCATCCAGCGGAAAAAAACACAATCCAAGCTATTAACGATACAATCGTATATTCTATTGCTATCTTTTCCACATATAGTGCAGGTTTTTTGGAACATAAAATAGGATGGTTGTCTCTCAATCTAGTGAGTATACCATTCTTAGTGTTTGTATCCATCGTAACATTGTATTACATCCAAACCAAAAGAAGAACAATACACCATGAATAA
- a CDS encoding class I SAM-dependent methyltransferase has product MNNQKHWETIYTEKQPNEVSWTQEIPKLSLQLINHTNLPTSTKIIDVGGGESNLVDRLLELGYQNLSVLDISQNALNRSKQRLGEIGKNIEWIVIDITQFQSSIKYDLWHDRAVFHFLTDPESILAYKNNLLKALNKDGELIIGTFSNDGPKKCSGLEIKQYTEETLAETFSPEFEPIEFQRENHHTPFGTVQNFVFGRFKKKI; this is encoded by the coding sequence ATGAATAATCAAAAACATTGGGAAACAATTTACACTGAAAAACAACCAAATGAAGTGAGTTGGACTCAGGAGATTCCAAAGCTCTCCTTACAGTTGATTAATCATACAAATTTACCAACTTCAACAAAAATCATTGATGTCGGTGGTGGAGAATCCAATTTAGTGGATCGTCTTTTAGAGCTTGGTTACCAAAATCTATCTGTTTTAGACATTAGCCAAAACGCATTAAATCGAAGCAAACAGAGATTAGGTGAAATTGGCAAAAATATTGAGTGGATTGTGATAGACATCACTCAATTCCAATCCAGTATCAAATACGATCTTTGGCATGACAGAGCTGTCTTTCATTTTTTAACAGATCCAGAATCCATTTTAGCTTACAAAAATAATTTATTAAAAGCTCTAAACAAAGATGGTGAACTCATCATAGGAACCTTTAGCAACGATGGCCCAAAAAAATGTAGTGGGCTTGAAATCAAACAATACACCGAAGAAACATTAGCCGAAACCTTTTCCCCTGAATTTGAGCCCATTGAATTCCAAAGAGAAAACCACCATACACCTTTTGGCACAGTCCAAAATTTTGTTTTTGGTCGGTTTAAAAAGAAAATTTAG
- a CDS encoding DUF1330 domain-containing protein, whose protein sequence is MQKEILSFETIVGLQVKDESVYAEYRNAMKGLLEQYEGGFRYDFKIAETLKTETENPINRVFLIYFKTKEKKLSFFADPEYKKIREKYFIPSVECTTQIAEYDRYIN, encoded by the coding sequence ATGCAAAAAGAAATTTTATCATTCGAAACAATTGTAGGCCTCCAAGTCAAAGATGAAAGTGTATATGCTGAATACCGAAACGCAATGAAAGGACTGTTGGAACAATATGAAGGTGGATTTCGGTATGATTTTAAAATTGCTGAAACTCTAAAAACCGAAACCGAAAATCCAATCAACAGAGTGTTTCTGATTTATTTCAAAACCAAAGAAAAAAAACTTAGTTTCTTTGCGGATCCTGAGTATAAAAAGATTAGAGAGAAATACTTTATTCCATCGGTCGAATGTACAACGCAAATTGCAGAATATGATCGATATATAAATTAA
- a CDS encoding acyl-CoA thioesterase: MSSPNELSPKSPQESAVETRHVVLPNDANHYGTAFGGAIMSWIDLIAVMAAQRHSGREAVTVSIDRINFITPIQIGDHVNLKAMVNYVGTTSMEVGVQVNRENPYTGEMVRATTAYLSFVALDENKKPAPVPPLKLDTDLEKRRFAEGKMRIEMAKEFAAKIKASRKIL; this comes from the coding sequence GTGTCCTCTCCTAATGAATTATCACCCAAGTCACCTCAAGAATCAGCCGTAGAAACTCGACATGTCGTTTTACCTAATGATGCCAACCATTACGGAACGGCATTCGGTGGTGCAATCATGAGTTGGATTGACTTAATTGCAGTCATGGCTGCCCAAAGGCATTCCGGAAGAGAAGCGGTGACAGTCAGTATTGATCGTATCAATTTTATAACGCCCATCCAAATTGGAGACCATGTCAATTTAAAAGCAATGGTGAATTATGTAGGAACAACTTCTATGGAAGTGGGTGTGCAGGTGAATCGTGAAAATCCATACACTGGAGAGATGGTGAGAGCTACTACCGCCTATCTTTCGTTTGTTGCATTGGATGAGAACAAAAAACCTGCTCCAGTGCCTCCGTTAAAATTAGATACAGATCTCGAAAAACGAAGGTTTGCGGAAGGAAAAATGCGAATTGAAATGGCTAAAGAATTTGCAGCAAAAATCAAAGCGAGTCGAAAGATTCTTTAA